A genome region from Anopheles stephensi strain Indian chromosome 2, UCI_ANSTEP_V1.0, whole genome shotgun sequence includes the following:
- the LOC118517678 gene encoding aquaporin-like, whose protein sequence is MTHNGLSIQPREQIVRHNGEGMPANGVHASEDAVPNEFRKGQAPWHTKITNTSSFEALIKFLGEFFGTGTLMFLGCMGCLDGFDNVTTNFSRGVIFGFTVMVVILTFGVVSGAHINPVVSIAAYIYGDLSYMMMLVYFVAQFTGALCGYGLLVGVAPQAYFDQALVAGHGSCVTAPHASLTTGAALAIEFIVTGILIWACCGVWDPRNAKHQDSVPVKFALLVAAISVAAGPATGASMNPARTLAPCVWNNSYHKIWIYFVGPPLAGIIMPIIYKYVFRGTVNCDDEQTNPAPPQAQVCVCVVHNKESHFEKV, encoded by the exons GCACGCGTCGGAGGATGCTGTTCCGAATGAATTCAGGAAGGGTCAAGCTCCGTGGCATACAAAAA taACAAACACCTCATCCTTCGAAGCTCTGATCAAATTTTTGGGAGAATTTTTCGGCACCGGAACGCTCATGTTTCTCGGCTGCATGGGCTGTCTCGATGGCTTCGACAACGTGACGACCAACTTTAGCCGGGGCGTCATATTCGGCTTCaccgtgatggtggtgatccTCACGTTTGGCGTAGTGTCCGGTGCACACATTAACCCCGTCGTTTCCATAGCTGCCTATATCTACGGCGATCTATCGTACATG ATGATGCTAGTGTACTTTGTCGCTCAGTTTACCGGTGCTCTGTGCGGGTACGGACTGCTGGTAGGTGTTGCTCCACAGGCTTATTTCGATCAAGCTCTGGTAGCCGGTCATGGAAGCTGCGTGACGGCTCCCCATGCCAGCCTTACGACGGGCGCCGCATTGGCGATAGAGTTCATTGTTACGGGAATTCTTATCTGGGCTTGCTGCGGCGTGTGGGACCCACGGAACGCTAAACATCAGGACTCGGTACCGGTAAAGTTTGCACTGCTCGTCGCGGCTATCTCGGTTGCGGCGGGTCCAGCGACCGGCGCAAGCATGAACCCGGCCCGCACACTGGCACCATGCGTTTGGAACAACAGTTACCACAAAATATGG ATTTACTTCGTGGGTCCACCATTGGCTGGTATCATAATGCCAATAATATACAAGTACGTATTTCGAGGAACAGTAAACTGTGATGACGAGCAAACGAACCCAGCGCCACCGCAAGCACAGGTGTGCGTTTGCGTTGTACATAATAAAGAATCACACTTTGAAAAGGTCTGA
- the LOC118517681 gene encoding aquaporin-like yields the protein MALTQPSTATKGVNGGNGGTYQQRSPRRSGFTVASCDDGYQFARSIELANTPGRKSSSAHRRILVASQLISELHQQQQQLLRDRCLLPLPRVPFPFTPFTASTMKKSTLDNISVFLAELIGTGLLVMLGCMGCVSGLGHTPSHFELCINFGLIVMIIVQVFGCVSGSHLNPAVTAAAWVYELVSTKMALAYVAAQCIGAFMGYGILKLLTPVAVFTDALEKGAGFCVTQPNSAITSMQAVGIEFVATMVLVLVCCGVWDPRNAKHHDSVALKFGFTVGALAVAAGPYTGASMNPARSLGPVLWNGVYNAHWIYWVGPLGAAFLTAFAYKAVFRREAPVEQLNHELAALNTDKSNA from the exons ATGGCGTTAACGCAACCGTCGACGGCAACCAAAGGTGTCAACGGCGGCAATGGCGGTACTTATCAGCAACGGTCCCCTCGGCGAAGCGGTTTTACAGTGGCATCGTGCGACGACGGCTATCAGTTTGCTCGTAGCATCGAACTCGCCAACACTCCCGGCCGCAAGTCGTCGTCGGCGCATCGACGAATCCTCGTTGCATCACAGCTCATTTCCGAactgcaccagcagcagcagcagcttcttcgCGATCGGTGCCTCCTGCCTCTGCCACGAGTGCCGTTTCCTTTTACTCCTTTTACG GCCAGTACAATGAAGAAATCTACGCTCGATAATATTTCGGTCTTTCTGGCCGAACTGATCGGTACCGGGTTGCTGGTGATGCTAGGCTGCATGGGATGTGTGTCCGGTTTGGGCCATACCCCTTCGCACTTTGAGCTGTGCATCAACTTTGGTCTGATAGTGATGATCATCGTGCAGGTGTTCGGATGCGTTTCCGGCTCCCATCTCAACCCGGCCgtcactgctgctgcctggGTGTACGAATTAGTTTCCACCAAG ATGGCCCTAGCATACGTTGCCGCCCAGTGCATAGGTGCGTTTATGGGGTACGGCATCCTGAAGCTGCTGACGCCGGTAGCTGTGTTCACCGATGCCCTCGAAAAGGGGGCCGGATTCTGCGTGACCCAGCCGAACAGTGCTATCACGAGCATGCAGGCCGTCGGCATTGAGTTCGTTGCAacgatggtgctggtgctggtgtgctGCGGTGTTTGGGATCCGCGCAACGCCAAACATCACGACTCGGTCGCCCTCAAGTTTGGTTTTACTGTCGGAGCGCTGGCCGTTGCGGCG GGCCCTTACACCGGAGCGAGCATGAACCCAGCACGGTCGCTTGGTCCAGTCCTGTGGAACGGCGTGTACAACGCCCACTGGATATACTGGGTTGGCCCACTGGGAGCTGCGTTTTTGACCGCCTTCGCCTACAAAGCGGTATTCCGGCGGGAAGCTCCCGTCGAACAACTGAACCACGAGCTGGCCGCACTGAACACCGACAAGTCAAACGCTTAA